One window of the Doryrhamphus excisus isolate RoL2022-K1 chromosome 10, RoL_Dexc_1.0, whole genome shotgun sequence genome contains the following:
- the rcc1 gene encoding regulator of chromosome condensation isoform X2, which produces MPAGKSTTKRKSEVVLEEVKTEPKRVKVYHRSHGTDPGHVLVLGQGDVGQLGLGEDIIERKKPALLSLPEKIIQVIAGGMHTVCLSETGVVYTFGCNDEGALGRDTKEEGSEMIPGKVVLEEKVVQVSAGDSHTAALTEEGTVYVWGSFRDNNGVIGLLDPLQTAALPLKLPMTETVVKVASGNDHLVMVTMEGRLYTSGAAEQGQLGRVPEQFSVRGGRKGLGRLLVPQIVKVKGRVHFIDAFCAAYATFAVSKDEQVYGFGLSNYHQLGTRSTKMCFVPVKLTSFKNSTTAWVDFSGGQHHTVCLDSEGRVYSLGRAEYGRLGLGEGAEEKSEPTPVAGIESARGVTCGASVSYAVTKDGFVYAWGMGTNLQLGTGKEDDEWSPVKMTGKQLENCAVLMASSGGQHTALLVKDKEES; this is translated from the exons ATGCCTGCTGGAAAGTCGACCACCAAGAGGAAGTCTGAGGTTGTTTTAGAAGAGGTGAAAACCGAACCCAAGAGAGTAAAAG tTTATCACAGGAGTCATGGCACAGACCCTGGTCATGTTCTTGTTCTGGGCCAGGGTGATGTTGGACAGTTGGGTTTGGGAGAGGACATCATTGAGAGGAAGAAGCCAGCTCTATTGTCCCTGCCTGAGAAGATAATACAGGTGATAGCTGGAGGAATGCACACTGTGTGCCTCAGCGAAACGGGTGTG GTTTACACATTTGGCTGTAATGATGAAGGGGCTCTTGGTCGGGACACTAAAGAGGAAGGGTCTGAGATGATTCCAGGGAAGGTGGTGCTGGAAGAGAAGGTGGTTCAGGTGTCTGCAGGAGACAGTCACACAGCCGCACTAACAGAGGAGGGAACAGTGTATGTGTGGGGCTCCTTCAGG GATAATAATGGTGTTATCGGGCTCTTGGATCCATTACAAACAGCTGCTCTCCCACTTAAACTACCCATGACAGAAACCGTTGTGAAAGTAGCATCAG GTAACGACCACCTGGTAATGGTGACCATGGAGGGAAGGCTCTACACGTCAGGCGCTGCGGAACAAGGACAGCTAGGCAGGGTGCCTGAACAATTCTCAGTCAGGGGAGGCAGGAAAGGCCTTG GTCGTTTATTGGTTCCTCAGATTGTGAAAGTCAAAGGGAGGGTTCACTTCATCGACGCCTTCTGTGCAGCTTATGCCACCTTTGCTGTGTCAAAAGATGAACAGGTGTATGGATTCGGCCTCTCCAACTACCACCAGTTGG GCACCAGAAGTACAAAGATGTGTTTTGTCCCTGTGAAACTGACTTCCTTCAAGAATTCCACCACAGCCTGGGTTGACTTTTCCGGAGGACAACATCACACAGTTTGTCTCGATTCAGAAG GACGGGTGTACAGCTTGGGCAGAGCAGAGTACGGTCGCCTTGGTCTCGGCGAAGGGGCCGAAGAGAAAAGTGAGCCCACCCCTGTGGCCGGGATAGAATCGGCGAGAGGGGTGACCTGCGGGGCGTCCGTCAGCTATGCCGTCACTAAAGACG GCTTTGTGTACGCCTGGGGAATGGGCACCAACCTGCAACTCGGCACGGGAAAGGAAGACGACGAGTGGAGCCCAGTGAAGATGACCGGCAAGCAGCTGGAGAATTGCGCAGTACTGATGGCGTCCAGCGGAGGGCAGCACACAGCTCTTTTGGTTAAAGACAAAGAGGAAAGCTGA
- the rcc1 gene encoding regulator of chromosome condensation isoform X1 codes for MLAVTRTYTYAFLAASKVDFVFLRVAAMPAGKSTTKRKSEVVLEEVKTEPKRVKVYHRSHGTDPGHVLVLGQGDVGQLGLGEDIIERKKPALLSLPEKIIQVIAGGMHTVCLSETGVVYTFGCNDEGALGRDTKEEGSEMIPGKVVLEEKVVQVSAGDSHTAALTEEGTVYVWGSFRDNNGVIGLLDPLQTAALPLKLPMTETVVKVASGNDHLVMVTMEGRLYTSGAAEQGQLGRVPEQFSVRGGRKGLGRLLVPQIVKVKGRVHFIDAFCAAYATFAVSKDEQVYGFGLSNYHQLGTRSTKMCFVPVKLTSFKNSTTAWVDFSGGQHHTVCLDSEGRVYSLGRAEYGRLGLGEGAEEKSEPTPVAGIESARGVTCGASVSYAVTKDGFVYAWGMGTNLQLGTGKEDDEWSPVKMTGKQLENCAVLMASSGGQHTALLVKDKEES; via the exons ATGCTAGCTGTGACTCGGACGTACACTTACGCGTTCCTCGCTGCTAGCAAAGTAGATTTTGTG TTTTTAAGAGTTGCTGCCATGCCTGCTGGAAAGTCGACCACCAAGAGGAAGTCTGAGGTTGTTTTAGAAGAGGTGAAAACCGAACCCAAGAGAGTAAAAG tTTATCACAGGAGTCATGGCACAGACCCTGGTCATGTTCTTGTTCTGGGCCAGGGTGATGTTGGACAGTTGGGTTTGGGAGAGGACATCATTGAGAGGAAGAAGCCAGCTCTATTGTCCCTGCCTGAGAAGATAATACAGGTGATAGCTGGAGGAATGCACACTGTGTGCCTCAGCGAAACGGGTGTG GTTTACACATTTGGCTGTAATGATGAAGGGGCTCTTGGTCGGGACACTAAAGAGGAAGGGTCTGAGATGATTCCAGGGAAGGTGGTGCTGGAAGAGAAGGTGGTTCAGGTGTCTGCAGGAGACAGTCACACAGCCGCACTAACAGAGGAGGGAACAGTGTATGTGTGGGGCTCCTTCAGG GATAATAATGGTGTTATCGGGCTCTTGGATCCATTACAAACAGCTGCTCTCCCACTTAAACTACCCATGACAGAAACCGTTGTGAAAGTAGCATCAG GTAACGACCACCTGGTAATGGTGACCATGGAGGGAAGGCTCTACACGTCAGGCGCTGCGGAACAAGGACAGCTAGGCAGGGTGCCTGAACAATTCTCAGTCAGGGGAGGCAGGAAAGGCCTTG GTCGTTTATTGGTTCCTCAGATTGTGAAAGTCAAAGGGAGGGTTCACTTCATCGACGCCTTCTGTGCAGCTTATGCCACCTTTGCTGTGTCAAAAGATGAACAGGTGTATGGATTCGGCCTCTCCAACTACCACCAGTTGG GCACCAGAAGTACAAAGATGTGTTTTGTCCCTGTGAAACTGACTTCCTTCAAGAATTCCACCACAGCCTGGGTTGACTTTTCCGGAGGACAACATCACACAGTTTGTCTCGATTCAGAAG GACGGGTGTACAGCTTGGGCAGAGCAGAGTACGGTCGCCTTGGTCTCGGCGAAGGGGCCGAAGAGAAAAGTGAGCCCACCCCTGTGGCCGGGATAGAATCGGCGAGAGGGGTGACCTGCGGGGCGTCCGTCAGCTATGCCGTCACTAAAGACG GCTTTGTGTACGCCTGGGGAATGGGCACCAACCTGCAACTCGGCACGGGAAAGGAAGACGACGAGTGGAGCCCAGTGAAGATGACCGGCAAGCAGCTGGAGAATTGCGCAGTACTGATGGCGTCCAGCGGAGGGCAGCACACAGCTCTTTTGGTTAAAGACAAAGAGGAAAGCTGA